The Terriglobia bacterium genome window below encodes:
- a CDS encoding N(G),N(G)-dimethylarginine dimethylaminohydrolase, with protein MFRNAIVRIPGSNFGKGLTTAGLGVPRYDIVVHQHSRYREALEECGLTITTLDADLRYPDSTFVEDTAVLTPRTAILTRPGAASRAGEVAAIRETIRRFFPATLEIEAPGTLDGGDICEAEDHFFLGLSHRTNEGGIWQLAAHLAGLGYTSSVIDVREMTSILHLKSGISYIGDNTMVAMEELAGNNLFRDYELIRVPLQENYAANCVRVNQRVLVAAGYPHLTAELADRGFNPLVLDMSEFQKMDGGLSCLSLRF; from the coding sequence TTGTTTAGGAATGCGATTGTTCGAATCCCGGGAAGTAATTTTGGAAAGGGGCTCACCACCGCCGGCCTGGGAGTTCCGCGCTATGACATCGTAGTGCACCAGCATTCACGCTATCGCGAAGCGCTGGAGGAATGCGGCCTCACGATCACAACCCTGGACGCCGATCTCCGTTATCCTGACTCGACCTTTGTGGAGGATACCGCGGTACTGACCCCGCGCACCGCGATCTTGACACGACCTGGAGCCGCGAGCCGCGCGGGCGAGGTCGCTGCGATCCGCGAGACCATCCGCCGCTTCTTTCCGGCCACACTGGAAATTGAGGCGCCGGGAACGCTCGACGGAGGCGACATCTGCGAGGCTGAAGATCACTTCTTTCTCGGCCTGTCGCACCGCACCAACGAAGGGGGTATCTGGCAACTGGCGGCACATCTTGCCGGTCTGGGTTACACCTCTTCCGTGATCGATGTACGCGAAATGACCAGCATTCTTCACCTGAAGAGCGGCATCTCCTACATCGGCGACAACACCATGGTCGCGATGGAAGAGCTGGCGGGAAATAATCTCTTTCGCGACTACGAACTGATTCGAGTTCCCTTGCAGGAAAACTATGCCGCCAACTGCGTTCGCGTGAATCAACGAGTGCTGGTGGCAGCCGGATATCCGCATCTCACGGCGGAACTTGCCGATCGTGGGTTCAATCCTCTGGTGCTCGATATGTCAGAATTTCAAAAAATGGACGGCGGCCTCAGTTGCCTTTCATTACGGTTCTAG
- a CDS encoding formate--tetrahydrofolate ligase gives MSAPLLPIREITAKLNIPDTFVEPWGTHIAKLRLELLSAPRPPGRRRLILVTAMTSTSSGEGKTVTSIGLAQALERIGKTSIVTLREPSLGPVFGLKGGATGGGRSEVLPSERINLHFSGDFHAVTSAHNLLAAMLDAHIHHGNGLRVDVKNVLWPRTMDMNDRSLRTIVSGLGGLMNGPARETGFVITAASEVMAILGLACSRQDLRRRLDQVVVALDYDGKAIRAQDLHATGAMMVLLNDAILPNLVQTTEHTPAIIHTGPFANIAHGTSSVLSLRMALQLADYVVNETGFAADLGAEKYFDLVMPSSGLQPSAAVLIVSVRSILRQGGKNASTLPLSAGFQAGFENIAKHIDTLRKFGVPVVVAINKFPGDTVEQLAAIGAFCRELGVESAVSEVYERGGAGGIDLAEKVVSAAEQAGVGCGRTLYTPDRPLREKIETIAREVYGASDVAFEPTARKKLDVFTQRGYAHLPVCVAKTQASLTDDPEVLGAPRNWTLTVRDAGLFAGAGFVVAVTGEMMLMPGLGKSPQAVRVDVDDETGAIQGLI, from the coding sequence ATGTCTGCTCCCTTGCTGCCCATCCGAGAGATCACCGCCAAACTCAATATTCCGGATACATTTGTCGAACCCTGGGGTACGCACATCGCCAAGCTGCGGCTGGAACTGTTGTCGGCGCCCCGGCCGCCGGGCCGACGGCGGTTGATTCTGGTCACAGCGATGACTTCCACCAGCAGCGGCGAGGGGAAAACGGTCACCTCGATCGGGTTGGCCCAGGCGCTGGAACGGATCGGCAAGACGTCGATCGTAACTCTCCGGGAGCCGTCGCTGGGGCCCGTGTTCGGATTGAAGGGTGGAGCGACCGGTGGCGGCCGCTCCGAAGTGCTGCCCAGCGAGCGGATCAACCTGCATTTTAGCGGCGATTTCCATGCAGTAACCTCGGCCCATAACCTGCTCGCGGCGATGCTCGACGCCCACATCCATCACGGGAATGGGTTGCGCGTCGACGTGAAGAACGTGCTCTGGCCACGCACGATGGACATGAACGATCGGTCCCTGCGCACAATCGTCAGCGGCTTGGGCGGCCTCATGAACGGGCCGGCACGCGAGACCGGGTTCGTGATCACGGCCGCCTCGGAGGTGATGGCCATTCTGGGCCTGGCTTGCAGCCGGCAGGATTTGCGGCGACGCTTGGACCAGGTGGTGGTCGCGCTCGACTACGATGGCAAAGCCATTCGCGCGCAGGATCTCCATGCAACCGGCGCCATGATGGTGCTGCTGAATGACGCTATCCTGCCGAATCTCGTGCAAACCACGGAGCACACGCCGGCCATCATCCATACGGGTCCGTTTGCAAACATCGCACACGGAACCAGCAGCGTGCTGTCACTGCGCATGGCGCTGCAGCTGGCGGATTATGTCGTGAACGAGACGGGGTTCGCGGCAGACCTGGGGGCAGAGAAATATTTTGACCTGGTGATGCCCTCCTCCGGCCTGCAGCCGTCGGCCGCCGTACTCATCGTCTCCGTGCGATCGATCCTGAGGCAAGGCGGAAAAAACGCCAGCACACTGCCGCTTAGCGCCGGCTTCCAGGCAGGGTTCGAGAACATTGCCAAGCACATAGATACGCTGCGGAAGTTTGGCGTGCCGGTGGTGGTCGCAATCAACAAGTTCCCGGGCGACACGGTGGAGCAGCTTGCTGCGATCGGCGCCTTCTGCCGCGAGCTGGGCGTAGAGTCTGCCGTTTCGGAGGTCTATGAACGGGGAGGAGCGGGCGGCATAGACCTGGCCGAAAAGGTCGTCAGTGCAGCTGAACAAGCCGGGGTGGGATGCGGCCGCACCCTCTACACGCCCGATCGGCCCCTGCGAGAAAAAATCGAGACGATTGCCCGCGAAGTTTATGGAGCAAGCGACGTCGCGTTCGAACCCACAGCCCGAAAGAAATTGGACGTCTTCACGCAACGAGGCTACGCGCACTTGCCGGTATGTGTGGCAAAGACCCAGGCCTCCCTGACGGATGATCCGGAAGTCTTGGGCGCCCCTCGCAATTGGACGTTGACCGTGAGGGACGCCGGGCTGTTCGCTGGAGCCGGCTTTGTTGTGGCCGTGACCGGGGAGATGATGCTCATGCCCGGTCTGGGCAAATCCCCCCAGGCAGTTCGGGTGGACGTGGACGATGAGACGGGCGCAATTCAGGGCCTGATTTGA
- a CDS encoding energy transducer TonB, producing the protein MIGFASPRIAEHPQACSAPEPTVLPTLFGEGYGLYTTRPSTFVLSFLVHVLAIVVLLTSGTYVMHHRSEIKQQVIGLVSDVSPYLLPPAATRAGGGGGGGDRDKLAASKGVLPKFSREQITPPMVVIRNETPKLVAEPTVVVPPELQLPQQAGPLGDPLSSVLGPPSSGTGSGGGIGSGSGGGVGSGRGPGVGPGWGGGMGGGVYRVGGGVTAPRVIYAPDPEFSEEARKAKYQGTVVLWLIVGSDGHTQKIRVQRTLGMGLDEKAIEAIRTWRFEPARKDGVPVAVQINVEVNFRLY; encoded by the coding sequence ATGATCGGGTTTGCTTCGCCTCGAATTGCGGAGCACCCGCAGGCGTGCTCTGCCCCGGAGCCGACCGTTCTGCCCACCCTCTTCGGCGAGGGTTACGGGCTCTACACGACTCGCCCCAGTACCTTCGTTTTGTCTTTTCTCGTACACGTGCTCGCCATCGTGGTGCTTCTGACCTCAGGCACTTACGTGATGCATCACCGCAGCGAAATTAAGCAGCAGGTGATCGGGCTGGTGTCGGATGTGAGCCCGTATCTGCTCCCGCCCGCAGCGACAAGAGCAGGCGGCGGCGGTGGCGGCGGAGATCGGGACAAGCTGGCGGCATCCAAAGGCGTGTTGCCGAAATTCTCGCGCGAGCAGATCACGCCTCCCATGGTGGTGATTCGCAATGAGACTCCGAAGCTCGTCGCCGAGCCCACCGTGGTCGTCCCGCCCGAACTTCAACTGCCGCAGCAGGCTGGTCCGCTCGGGGACCCGCTGTCGTCTGTGTTGGGACCACCATCGAGCGGAACCGGCTCGGGCGGGGGAATCGGGAGCGGGAGCGGCGGCGGCGTGGGCTCTGGCCGGGGTCCCGGCGTCGGACCGGGCTGGGGCGGGGGAATGGGGGGTGGCGTGTATCGCGTCGGCGGCGGCGTCACTGCGCCGCGCGTTATCTACGCGCCCGATCCGGAATTCTCCGAGGAAGCGCGCAAGGCCAAGTATCAGGGTACGGTGGTTCTATGGCTCATCGTGGGGTCGGACGGACACACGCAAAAGATCCGCGTTCAGCGGACACTTGGGATGGGCCTGGATGAGAAAGCGATCGAAGCCATTCGCACTTGGCGATTCGAGCCCGCCCGCAAAGACGGTGTTCCGGTGGCAGTGCAGATCAATGTGGAGGTTAATTTCCGGCTCTATTGA
- a CDS encoding cyclopropane-fatty-acyl-phospholipid synthase family protein → MGALAKNVVREVPAQAAIELFETLLAGYGKADLQIRLWDGSTCGAGQPRCTLVIKHPDAVRQMCDLPNEQGMGEAYVNDEFDIAGDIGTALEFGDYLLRQEFSLAERLRMGALVRRLPPSGHLRLLRRAPRLHGWLHSKGRDRQAIRYHYDLPTEFYALWLDSRLVYSCAYFQTAQDDLDAAQVRKLDYICRKLRLCRGERLLDIGCGWGALVQHAAEHYGVDAYGITLSAKQAEVAGERIRAAGLESRCRVELRDYRDLDGSQQYDKIVSVGMFEHVGKKRLPEYFSRAWRLLKGGGVFLNHGIAYSATWPLPKASFSAAYVFPDGELVPINESLHAAEISGFEVRDVESLREHYTLTLKRWVQRLEDHAEQARRITDDSTYRIWRLYMAGSAHRFASGRVNIYQTLLAKPERGDSRLPLVRDDWYRN, encoded by the coding sequence ATGGGCGCGTTGGCCAAAAATGTCGTCAGAGAAGTTCCGGCCCAAGCCGCAATCGAGCTCTTCGAAACTCTTCTCGCGGGCTACGGCAAAGCCGACTTGCAGATCCGATTGTGGGACGGAAGCACGTGCGGCGCCGGCCAACCGCGCTGCACTCTCGTCATCAAGCATCCCGACGCAGTGCGGCAGATGTGCGATCTTCCCAACGAGCAGGGGATGGGCGAAGCCTACGTAAACGACGAATTCGATATTGCGGGCGACATCGGCACAGCTCTTGAATTCGGTGACTATCTTCTGCGCCAGGAATTTTCGCTGGCGGAACGTCTTCGCATGGGAGCGCTCGTACGCAGATTGCCGCCGAGCGGTCACCTGCGGCTGCTTCGCCGGGCGCCCCGCCTCCATGGCTGGCTCCATTCCAAAGGCCGCGATCGGCAGGCGATCCGCTATCACTACGACCTGCCCACCGAGTTCTACGCGCTCTGGCTCGATTCACGGCTGGTTTATTCCTGTGCCTATTTTCAGACTGCGCAAGATGATCTGGACGCGGCGCAGGTGCGCAAGCTGGACTACATCTGCCGAAAACTGCGGCTGTGCCGGGGCGAACGTCTGCTGGATATCGGCTGCGGCTGGGGTGCTCTCGTCCAGCACGCGGCGGAGCACTATGGCGTGGATGCGTATGGAATCACTCTCAGCGCGAAGCAGGCAGAGGTGGCCGGGGAGCGGATTCGCGCGGCCGGGCTGGAGAGCCGGTGCCGCGTCGAGCTCCGCGACTATCGTGACCTCGATGGCAGCCAACAGTATGACAAGATCGTCAGCGTGGGCATGTTTGAACACGTGGGCAAGAAACGGCTGCCTGAATACTTCTCGCGCGCATGGCGGCTGCTGAAAGGCGGGGGCGTGTTCCTGAACCACGGGATCGCCTACTCGGCGACATGGCCTCTGCCCAAGGCATCGTTTTCCGCCGCGTACGTGTTTCCGGATGGCGAGTTAGTGCCCATCAACGAGAGTTTGCATGCGGCGGAAATCAGCGGTTTCGAGGTGAGGGATGTGGAGAGCCTGCGCGAGCATTACACGTTGACCCTGAAACGGTGGGTGCAGAGACTCGAGGACCATGCCGAGCAAGCGCGCCGCATCACGGATGACAGCACCTATCGCATCTGGAGACTATACATGGCAGGCTCGGCGCATCGCTTCGCGAGCGGGCGGGTGAACATCTATCAGACGTTGCTGGCGAAACCCGAGCGCGGCGACAGCCGGCTACCCCTGGTCCGCGATGACTGGTATCGGAACTAG
- a CDS encoding radical SAM protein: protein MALRKHARDRRPFEAAYLELWKNGELRGRVERAVAALAGCKLCPRRCGADRLNDETSVCRTGRHAIVSSYGPHFGEERCLSGARGSGTVFFAYCNLRCVFCQNYEISWGGEGRATTAPELAAMFLALQKRGCHNINLVTPSHVVPQILEALLLAVEAGLHLPLVYNTSGYDSLDALALLDGVVDIYMPDFKYWDADVATCCSHAADYPEAARTAIKEMHRQVGPLVLDQDGIASRGVLLRHLVMPDGLAGTPHVLRWIAQELGPDTYVNLMSQYHPAGCVDQDHYGKIARCVTRREMADAFTCAAACGLNRIDGRVRPSSGGADASVPVV, encoded by the coding sequence ATGGCACTGCGGAAACATGCGCGGGATCGCCGTCCGTTTGAAGCGGCGTACCTTGAGCTGTGGAAGAACGGTGAACTGCGCGGCCGGGTCGAACGCGCCGTCGCCGCGCTCGCCGGCTGCAAGTTGTGTCCCCGGCGATGCGGTGCGGACCGGCTGAACGACGAAACCTCCGTTTGCCGCACCGGCCGCCACGCCATTGTTAGTAGCTACGGTCCGCATTTCGGTGAAGAACGATGCCTCAGCGGCGCCCGCGGATCGGGAACCGTCTTCTTCGCGTACTGCAATCTCCGTTGCGTGTTCTGCCAGAACTACGAAATAAGCTGGGGCGGTGAAGGACGGGCCACCACCGCGCCGGAGTTGGCGGCAATGTTTCTTGCCCTGCAGAAACGCGGCTGTCACAACATCAACCTGGTGACGCCTTCGCACGTCGTCCCGCAAATCCTGGAAGCGCTGCTGCTGGCAGTGGAAGCGGGTTTGCATCTTCCCCTGGTGTACAACACAAGCGGCTACGACTCTCTGGACGCGCTCGCTCTGCTGGACGGCGTGGTGGATATCTACATGCCGGATTTCAAGTACTGGGACGCGGATGTCGCCACGTGTTGTTCCCACGCCGCCGATTACCCCGAGGCCGCCCGTACCGCGATCAAGGAAATGCATCGTCAGGTCGGTCCGTTGGTTCTCGATCAAGATGGCATTGCCTCGCGCGGTGTTCTGCTGCGGCACCTCGTGATGCCGGACGGCCTGGCGGGTACGCCGCACGTCCTGCGCTGGATTGCCCAGGAACTCGGACCCGACACCTACGTCAACCTGATGTCGCAGTACCATCCCGCCGGCTGCGTCGACCAGGATCATTACGGCAAGATCGCCCGTTGCGTCACGCGGCGGGAGATGGCAGATGCCTTCACCTGTGCCGCTGCTTGTGGCCTGAATCGGATCGACGGTCGTGTCCGCCCATCCAGTGGCGGCGCTGACGCCAGTGTGCCTGTGGTTTAA
- a CDS encoding aldo/keto reductase: MPTRNLGRTGFRVGIFSLGGQATVEQPNKEAEAVAIVEKAIDLGINYIDTAPRYGGSERWSQRYIGQVMKRRRKEVYLASKTHDRTRDGSLKLLEESLRLLNTDHLDAWQLHHVSSMDDVDQIFAKGGAIEAMQQAREQKLVRFLGVTGHTDPEVLMECLRRFPFDQILMAVNAADPHHLSFEQKLLPMAVEKQMGIIGMKIPARGRLLSNWPAVGPYAPGKKQPGPLGIRDAFYYVLSLPVSTVIIGCDSVEQLAENVQLAREFTPLSEQQRAALTAKAAPIAREALFFRRWSS; the protein is encoded by the coding sequence CTGCCGACGCGCAATCTGGGTCGCACCGGGTTCCGCGTAGGTATCTTCAGTCTCGGCGGGCAGGCCACCGTCGAGCAGCCCAATAAAGAGGCGGAGGCGGTCGCCATTGTCGAGAAGGCGATCGATCTCGGCATCAACTACATCGATACCGCGCCACGGTACGGAGGAAGCGAACGCTGGAGCCAGCGCTACATCGGTCAGGTGATGAAGCGTCGCCGGAAGGAGGTCTATCTCGCCAGTAAGACGCACGACCGTACCCGCGACGGCTCGCTCAAACTGCTGGAGGAATCCCTGCGCTTGCTCAACACCGACCACCTCGACGCGTGGCAACTGCACCACGTCAGCTCCATGGACGATGTGGACCAGATCTTCGCCAAAGGCGGCGCCATCGAGGCGATGCAGCAAGCGCGCGAGCAGAAGCTGGTGCGCTTCCTCGGCGTGACCGGCCACACCGATCCGGAAGTGCTCATGGAATGCTTGCGGCGGTTTCCCTTCGACCAGATTCTCATGGCGGTCAACGCGGCCGACCCGCACCACCTCAGCTTCGAGCAAAAACTGCTCCCGATGGCGGTGGAAAAACAGATGGGCATCATCGGCATGAAGATTCCCGCGCGCGGGCGCCTGCTGTCGAACTGGCCCGCGGTCGGGCCGTATGCGCCGGGGAAAAAGCAGCCCGGCCCACTGGGCATCCGGGACGCGTTTTACTATGTGCTGTCGCTGCCGGTCAGCACCGTGATAATCGGGTGTGATTCGGTCGAGCAGTTGGCCGAAAATGTCCAGCTCGCGCGCGAGTTCACGCCCCTCAGCGAACAACAGCGGGCCGCATTGACGGCGAAAGCCGCGCCGATTGCGCGCGAAGCGCTCTTTTTCCGCCGCTGGAGCTCGTGA